A single genomic interval of Nostoc commune NIES-4072 harbors:
- a CDS encoding DevA family ABC transporter ATP-binding protein, translated as MLPVISIQNLDHHFGQGSLRKQVLSNINLEINAGEIIIMTGPSGSGKTTLLTLVGGLRSTQSGSLRVLGRELCGASAEQLVQARRRNGYIFQSHNLHGSLTALQNVKMALELHKHLGLKKMLARSAQMLEHVGLGNHLHYYPDKLSGGQKQRVAIARALVSHPQIILADEPTAALDSQSGRDVVNLMQKLAKEQGCTILMVTHDNRILDVADRIVHMEDGKLKPKAKLSV; from the coding sequence ATGCTTCCCGTCATCTCCATCCAGAATCTCGACCACCATTTTGGTCAAGGCTCACTCCGTAAGCAAGTTTTATCTAACATCAACTTGGAGATTAACGCCGGTGAAATTATTATTATGACTGGGCCTTCTGGTTCTGGAAAGACTACCTTGCTGACCTTAGTAGGTGGATTACGTTCTACCCAATCTGGTAGTTTGCGGGTATTGGGACGAGAACTATGTGGTGCTAGTGCTGAACAACTAGTACAGGCGCGACGCCGTAACGGTTATATTTTCCAATCACATAACTTGCATGGTAGTTTAACAGCACTCCAAAACGTCAAAATGGCTTTGGAATTGCATAAACATCTTGGCTTAAAAAAGATGCTAGCTAGGTCAGCCCAAATGCTAGAACACGTAGGATTAGGAAATCATTTGCATTACTATCCTGATAAACTGTCTGGGGGACAAAAACAACGAGTAGCGATCGCTCGTGCCTTAGTTAGTCATCCTCAAATAATCCTAGCCGATGAACCCACAGCCGCCCTTGACAGTCAATCGGGACGAGATGTAGTCAATCTCATGCAAAAACTAGCAAAAGAACAAGGCTGTACCATCTTGATGGTTACTCATGACAACCGCATCCTAGATGTAGCTGATCGCATCGTTCACATGGAAGATGGCAAACTCAAGCCAAAAGCAAAACTATCAGTTTAG
- a CDS encoding M23 family metallopeptidase: protein MIIENSASSLNKKLLGFNVKAINVLKGIFAVLPLTLALPVDALQVKITPTNPKLGDTISVEINRDNTDNSPNPTVASGKNIYPAFEIAPNQYRAFVPTTPLEKAGTRTLRVTGDGQVQNLAVNVLNRKFPVQRITLPPGKAGVDATEYELKRVAAFKALQTPQKYWNGVFLKPNAGRMSTNYGVRRYYNGTFAKDYYHRGLDYAGATGSPIIAPASGRVALVGRVSQGFRIHGNVVGIDHGQGVTSIFMHLSRINVKEGDFVKAGQLIGAVGSTGAATGPHLHWGLYVNGQSVDPTPWRTKVVN from the coding sequence ATGATTATTGAGAATAGCGCTAGTAGTTTAAACAAGAAGTTGCTCGGTTTTAATGTCAAAGCAATAAATGTGTTAAAGGGAATATTTGCTGTTCTCCCTTTAACCTTGGCATTGCCTGTAGATGCTTTACAAGTCAAAATTACTCCAACTAATCCTAAATTAGGGGATACAATCTCGGTAGAGATTAATCGAGATAATACCGATAATAGTCCAAATCCAACAGTAGCTAGTGGTAAGAATATATACCCAGCCTTTGAAATTGCCCCCAATCAGTATCGGGCTTTCGTTCCCACAACTCCACTAGAAAAAGCTGGAACTAGAACACTTCGGGTTACAGGAGATGGTCAAGTACAAAATTTAGCAGTGAATGTGCTTAATCGTAAGTTCCCCGTACAACGTATTACTTTGCCACCTGGTAAAGCCGGAGTAGATGCCACAGAGTATGAACTCAAGCGTGTGGCAGCTTTCAAGGCACTACAAACACCACAAAAGTATTGGAATGGAGTATTTCTGAAGCCAAATGCAGGGCGGATGAGTACAAACTATGGTGTACGTCGCTACTATAATGGTACATTTGCAAAAGACTACTATCATCGTGGCCTTGACTACGCTGGTGCTACCGGATCACCGATAATTGCCCCAGCCTCTGGACGAGTTGCTTTGGTAGGTAGGGTATCCCAAGGATTTCGGATACACGGTAACGTAGTTGGCATTGACCACGGTCAAGGAGTAACCAGTATTTTCATGCACCTGAGTCGTATTAACGTTAAAGAAGGTGATTTTGTGAAAGCTGGTCAACTAATTGGTGCAGTAGGTTCAACAGGTGCTGCTACGGGGCCGCACTTGCACTGGGGTCTGTATGTCAACGGACAATCTGTTGATCCAACACCTTGGCGAACTAAGGTCGTTAATTAG
- a CDS encoding late competence development ComFB family protein yields the protein MSIERIVEQALQDGYLTPAMEAEVGRICDNASELSIEEYMALDRLMGALLTGEVVAVPRKQFINVMEELVLTEAIARVAEIEATSESSLDVGDIAAYALNRLPPLYATTEEGANFQRQTAQAQLQDLISQQISEAINRYLDRPNFFPERQALGKNTGNEVVRQVSALLQTYAPNFEQKL from the coding sequence ATGAGCATCGAAAGAATTGTAGAACAAGCTCTCCAGGATGGTTATTTGACACCAGCAATGGAAGCAGAAGTCGGTAGAATATGTGACAACGCCTCGGAACTCTCAATTGAAGAGTATATGGCGCTAGATCGGCTGATGGGAGCGCTATTGACTGGTGAGGTAGTGGCGGTACCTCGCAAACAATTCATTAACGTTATGGAAGAATTGGTACTGACCGAAGCGATCGCCCGAGTCGCAGAAATCGAAGCTACCAGCGAAAGTTCTCTAGATGTCGGCGATATTGCTGCTTATGCCCTCAACAGGCTACCACCTTTATATGCTACTACAGAAGAAGGTGCTAACTTCCAGCGCCAAACGGCTCAGGCACAACTGCAAGACTTGATTTCTCAGCAAATAAGTGAGGCGATTAATCGTTACCTCGATCGACCCAATTTCTTCCCAGAACGGCAAGCTTTGGGCAAAAACACTGGAAATGAGGTTGTACGCCAAGTTAGTGCTTTACTCCAAACTTATGCACCTAACTTTGAGCAAAAATTATAA
- a CDS encoding L,D-transpeptidase: MVRNESVGRVVMLLCFGTAFLSLAVHWRITTAERQSDKSASTAMRRDSTLTNPKGSRPEGVYKNLSQVSLGEIALGASVPIDEATQGTTAQRVFTPKSSAVKPQTKVKVIKKKNVAKATKSKIIKKNLAKATNVGAIVPQTQPQIIKKDVAKETELPAKTRLVAQTERQNSVTDSWPKSIWSQASAQQVPSNKLADAKTQVVVDLSDRRTYVYAGDEVIASYPIAVGKKGWETPTGSFQVIHMRHYPIWRHPITGKVFEAGTDSPLGDRWIGFWSDGRNEIGFHGTPEIDLIGTAVSHGCLRMRNSDVRLLYEQVSLGTKVLVRD, translated from the coding sequence ATGGTAAGAAATGAATCTGTAGGGCGAGTGGTAATGTTGCTCTGTTTTGGCACAGCATTTTTATCTTTAGCTGTCCATTGGCGCATTACTACGGCAGAACGGCAGTCTGATAAGTCTGCATCTACTGCGATGCGGCGAGATTCTACCCTAACCAATCCTAAGGGAAGCCGCCCAGAAGGAGTCTACAAGAATCTTTCCCAAGTTAGTTTAGGGGAAATTGCACTGGGTGCATCTGTGCCAATTGATGAAGCTACCCAAGGTACAACTGCCCAGAGGGTATTTACACCAAAGTCTTCTGCTGTTAAGCCTCAAACTAAGGTGAAAGTAATTAAAAAAAAGAATGTAGCCAAAGCAACTAAGTCGAAAATAATTAAGAAGAATTTAGCCAAAGCAACTAATGTAGGCGCAATTGTCCCCCAAACTCAGCCCCAAATCATTAAAAAAGATGTAGCGAAAGAAACCGAACTACCAGCTAAGACGCGGCTGGTGGCACAAACAGAAAGACAAAATTCAGTTACAGATAGTTGGCCAAAAAGTATATGGTCTCAGGCTTCAGCCCAACAAGTACCATCTAACAAGTTGGCAGATGCTAAGACGCAAGTAGTAGTTGATTTAAGCGATCGCCGGACTTATGTATACGCAGGAGATGAGGTGATAGCCAGTTACCCAATCGCTGTAGGTAAGAAAGGTTGGGAAACGCCCACGGGTTCTTTCCAGGTGATTCACATGCGACACTATCCAATTTGGCGTCACCCGATTACAGGCAAAGTATTTGAGGCTGGTACGGATAGTCCCTTGGGAGATAGATGGATTGGTTTTTGGTCAGATGGACGGAATGAAATTGGCTTTCATGGCACGCCGGAAATTGACCTGATAGGAACGGCTGTATCCCACGGCTGCTTAAGAATGCGTAATTCTGATGTTCGATTGTTATATGAGCAAGTTAGTTTAGGAACAAAAGTGTTAGTACGTGATTAA